In Methanobrevibacter wolinii SH, the sequence TCTTTAAGTTCTTCAGCATAACCTTTTTTACTTCCAAGTCTAATACCATTAGTTGCAATTTGAGTATGTACAAATCCTTCTTCTTTTGCCATTGCAATAAGCTCAGGAAGATCACGTCTTACTGTAGGTTCTCCACCTGCATATTGAATAGCTGGTGTAGGAACTGGTTTAAGATTTCTTAAATTCCTAAGCATCATCCTAATTTCTTCTTGAGTAGGTTCATATAATCTTTTACTTACAGCAGCATTAGCAAAACATACTGGACATCTAAGGTTACATCTATTAGTAACATCAATTAAACCTAAAACAGTAGAAGTTTTATGTTCTTCACATAATCCACAATTATTAGGACAACCTTGAGATTTATGAATTTGAGGATTTTCAACTTGTGTAGTAGTAGTGGAAAAAGCATTTGCTTTATTGTAAATATCTGCATCACTCCAGTAGGTATTTACAAATTCTCCATGTTCATCACAAGTTTTTTTAATCATGATTTTCCCGTTTTCCTCATAAACTTCAGCATCGACAGCTTTAAAACATACTGGACATAAACTTTTAGTTTTTTTAATCAAAAAATCACCATAAATAAACTTTAATCCTTAAAATTATAATTAAAATAATTAGTGTAATATTAAATTTTAAATAAAAAATAATAATGTAAATATAATATATAATAAATTAATTATATTAAGTAAATATTATTTTTAATCTTATTTAAATGTATTCACATCACATAGAGTATATTGAAATTTAAAAAAATAATAAAATTAAGATATTTTAAGATATTTTATAAAAAAATGGCTTTGTTGAAATCCTCAAAATCTCTTGAATAAATTTTCTTAAAATTGATTTTCAAGCATTAATTATTGTTTAAATTTTTATAAAAAATAGGAATTCAACAAACCCAAAAAAAATATTAAATAAATTAAAAAAATAAATTTAATTAATAAAATAAAAGATTTAATAGAAATAAAAAAATAAGTATTAATTTAAATAAAAAAATAAACTAATATTAAATTAGTGGAACTTTAAAAAGAAATAATTTCAAATATTATTTTAAGAAATTAATACAAAAATTGAGGAAAAAAATGAACTTTGATTTGTATAATATAGGTATACTCATTGCAGTATCTATTTATTTTATACTACCTGCATATTTATCAAATAGTAGTGCTCTTATATTTGGTGGAGGAACACCTCTAGATTTTGGTAAAAAAACTAAAGATGGTATGGAACTTATTGGACCAGGATGTACATGGAGAGGACTTATTGCTGGGACAATTATAGGAGGTATTGTAGGAGCCCTACAAGGAGCTTATACACCTTTACTTAAACAAGCATGTGGAAATATAATCCCATTTATAACATACTCTGGAATTACAAATGGATTATTTATAGGTTTAATACTTGGATTTGGAGCATTACTTGGTGATGCAATTGGTAGTTTTATTAAAAGAAGACTTGGTATTCCAAGAGGACATTCTGCCCCAATTCTTGATCAAATAGACTTTGCAGTAGTTGCATTAATATTAGTATCATTTTTCATTCATCTTACAATTGAAATTGTAATAACAGTATTAATTATAACTATATTTATACATTTAATAGCAAACACAATTGCTTACTTAATTGGTGCAAAAGATGTATGGTATTAAATTAAATACTTTCTATTTTTACTATTTTTTTAATAAACATTATTGATTTTAACTAATTTTACAATGATTAAATAATCACAAAAACTCTAAAATTAACTTTACTAAATTTACCCATAACAAAATAACAAATTCAAAAATTAATTTTATCAAATTTACCAATAATAAACAAATAAACACAAAAACTTTAATTTATTTAGCTAATTTTACTTATAATGATTAAATTAAAATCCAAATTTAAAAACAATTAACATAAATAATTTTAAAAAGGATAAATAAACAAAAAAATAAGTATTAAACATATAAATTAAAAAAAAAGCCATAAAATCAATAATTTAAGAAAAAAATCATAAAAACTTTTAAAAAAAAAAATTAGTTAAAAGTATTAAATTTAAAACCTAAACAGATTTTTTAAAAAATAAGAAAAACTTAAGAATTATTTCTTAAGTATTCTTCCATAAGAATTGCAGTACCAACAGCAGGTGCAACAACACATTCTTCATCAGTTAAAAATTCATTCATTGATTTAACATTTAATCCTAAAGATTCTGCTGCAGGTTTATCTAAAATATCTTTTCCAAGACCAGTAGTAACAATTGTATCAATATTTTCCCTTTTAGATACTTCACCAATTGCTTCTGCAATTTGTTTTATTTGAGTTTTATGGATTGTTTCACATAACTGTTTAATATCATTTTTATTTAAGATATCTAAATCTGCACATAAAACTCTTGCAA encodes:
- a CDS encoding CDP-2,3-bis-(O-geranylgeranyl)-sn-glycerol synthase, whose product is MNFDLYNIGILIAVSIYFILPAYLSNSSALIFGGGTPLDFGKKTKDGMELIGPGCTWRGLIAGTIIGGIVGALQGAYTPLLKQACGNIIPFITYSGITNGLFIGLILGFGALLGDAIGSFIKRRLGIPRGHSAPILDQIDFAVVALILVSFFIHLTIEIVITVLIITIFIHLIANTIAYLIGAKDVWY